One genomic region from Cucumis melo cultivar AY chromosome 9, USDA_Cmelo_AY_1.0, whole genome shotgun sequence encodes:
- the LOC103483078 gene encoding metal-nicotianamine transporter YSL1 has product MAAEIAKEPIQSNRTTIVEDGGELTGKNVGWKRLQPWTRQLTVRGVTVSVIIGSVYSVIVMKLNLTTGLVPNLNVSAALLAFVFVRTWTKVLQKAGFVTKPFTRQENTMIQTCAVACYSIAVGGGFASYLLGMNRKTYELSGINTEGNSSYSVKEPGLGWMTGFLFVVCFVGLFVLIPLRKVMIVDLQLTFPSGLATAVLINGFHTQGDDMAKKQVKGFMKYFSFSFLWGLFKWFFKGKEKCGFSEFPTFGLKAWNQTFFFDFDSTFVGAGMICSHLVNLSLLLGAILSYGLMWPLLDRLKGRWYPESLEESDMKSLYGYKVFLSVALILGDGLYNFVKILGSTILNVRNRVKKAKAGLDDNEKTEIDEKKDEMFLRESIPLWVGLIGYTTLATISTIVIPQMFPQLKWYFVITAYILAPALAFCNAYGAGLTDINMAYNYGKVALFLLAALSPKHDALIAGLAGCGLIKSVVSVACILMQDFKTAHLTSTSPRAMFVSQMIGTAVGCVTAPLSFFLFYKAFDVGNPEGEFKAPYALIYRNMAILGVEGVSALPKHCLQICYGFFGFAIGVNLVKDFGGRRIGKLMPLPMVMAVPFLVGGYFAIDMCFGSLIVFVWGKMNREKAEMMLPAVASGLICGEGLWTLPASVLALAKINPPICMKFVPS; this is encoded by the exons ATGGCGGCGGAGATTGCAAAGGAGCCAATCCAGAGCAATCGGACGACCATCGTTGAAGATGGCGGTGAATTGACCGGGAAGAACGTGGGATGGAAGAGGCTTCAACCATGGACTAGGCAATTAACTGTTAGAGGCGTAACAGTGAGCGTCATTATTGGAAGTGTTTATAGTGTGATAGTGATGAAACTAAACCTCACCACCGGACTTGTCCCAAACCTCAATGTCTCTGCCGCTCTTCTTGCATTTGTTTTTGTTCGAACGTGGACTAAAGTACTGCAAAAAGCTGGGTTTGTAACTAAACCCTTCACTCGTCAAGAGAACACCATGATCCAAACTTGTGCTGTTGCTTGTTACAGTATTGCAGTTGGAG GTGGTTTTGCTTCATATTTACTGGGGATGAACAGAAAAACATATGAGTTATCGGGAATAAACACAGAAGGAAATTCTTCGTATAGTGTGAAAGAGCCAGGATTGGGGTGGATGACAGgatttctttttgttgtttgctTTGTGGGTCTTTTTGTTTTGATTCCTCTTAGAAAG GTTATGATAGTGGACCTTCAGTTGACATTTCCAAGTGGCTTGGCGACAGCAGTACTCATCAATGGCTTTCACACTCAGGGTGATGATATGGCAAA AAAGCAAGTTAAAGGATTTATGAAGTACTTTTCATTTAGCTTCTTATGGGGTTTATTCAAATGGTTCTTTAAAGGCAAAGAGAAGTGTGGTTTCTCTGAGTTCCCCACCTTTGGACTTAAAGCTTGGAACCAAAC ATTCTTCTTCGATTTTGACTCGACTTTTGTGGGAGCAGGGATGATTTGTTCCCACTTAGTGAATTTGTCTTTACTTCTTGGAGCCATCTTATCTTATGGCTTAATGTGGCCTCTTCTTGATCGACTCAAAGGTCGATGGTACCCTGAAAGCTTAGAAGAAAGCGACATGAAGAGTTTATATGGATACAAG GTTTTTTTATCTGTTGCTCTAATTCTAGGAGATGGACTTTACAACTTTGTCAAGATTCTTGGTTCTACAATCTTAAATGTACGCAATAGAGTCAAGAAAGCAAAAGCAG GTTTAGATGACAATGAGAAAACAGAGATTGATGAAAAGAAAGACGAAATGTTCTTAAGAGAAAGCATCCCATTATGGGTGGGACTCATCGGTTACACAACCTTGGCTACAATTTCCACCATTGTTATCCCACAAATGTTCCCTCAACTCAAATGGTATTTTGTCATCACTGCCTACATCCTCGCCCCCGCCCTTGCCTTCTGCAATGCTTACGGGGCCGGTCTCACCGACATCAACATGGCCTACAACTACGGCAAGGTTGCCCTCTTTCTCTTAGCTGCCCTCAGCCCAAAACACGACGCCCTCATCGCAGGTCTTGCCGGTTGTGGTCTCATAAAGTCCGTCGTCTCAGTCGCATGCATTCTCATGCAAGATTTCAAAACAGCCCACTTGACCTCCACTTCCCCTAGAGCAATGTTTGTTAGCCAAATGATCGGCACAGCAGTTGGGTGCGTCACAGCGCCACTAAGCTTCTTCTTATTCTACAAGGCATTCGACGTGGGAAATCCCGAAGGGGAGTTCAAGGCGCCATACGCTTTGATATATAGGAACATGGCGATTCTTGGAGTTGAGGGAGTCTCGGCTTTACCGAAGCATTGCTTGCAGATATGTTACGGGTTTTTCGGGTTCGCAATTGGGGTGAATTTAGTGAAGGACTTTGGAGGTAGGAGGATAGGGAAATTGATGCCATTGCCAATGGTAATGGCAGTGCCATTTTTGGTTGGGGGGTATTTTGCTATTGATATGTGTTTTGGGAGTTTGATTGTGTTTGTTTGGGGGAAAATGAATAGGGAGAAGGCTGAGATGATGCTGCCGGCGGTGGCATCTGGCTTGATTTGTGGGGAAGGTCTTTGGACTTTACCAGCTTCTGTTCTTGCTCTTGCTAAGATTAATCCTCCCATTTGTATGAAGTTTGTGCCTTCATAG
- the LOC103482858 gene encoding uncharacterized protein LOC103482858, translated as MATVIPRQDERAGAEIVYGHEECYRKSVELLKDLGFPSGVLPLQELEECGMVRETGFIWMKQKKPYEHFFEKTNSRVAYATEVTAYVEKFKMKKMTGVKSRQLLLWVPIGEMSIEDPSKKKICFKTNMGIGKSFPITAFIVDEEKKSLV; from the exons ATGGCCACAGTGATTCCTCGACAAGATGAGCGAGCAGGAGCAGAGATCGTATACGGACACGAAGAATGCTACCGTAAATCGGTGGAGCTTTTGAAGGATCTTGGTTTCCCGAGCGGTGTATTGCCATTGCAAGAGCTTGAGGAGTGTGGGATGGTGAGGGAGACTGGGTTCATTTGGATGAAACAAAAGAAACCCTACGAACACTTTTTCGAGAAAACGAACTCGCGGGTCGCGTATGCGACGGAGGTGACGGCGTACGTTGAGAAGTTCAAGATGAAAAAGATGACGGGTGTGAAGAGTAGGCAGCTTCTTTTGTGGGTTCCAATTGGGGAGATGAGTATTGAGGATCCAAGTAAGAagaagatttgttttaaaactaaTATGGGGATTGGGAAATCGTTTCCTATTACTGCGTTTATAGTGGATGAAGAGAAGAAAAG CCTGGTTTAA
- the LOC103482859 gene encoding embryogenesis-associated protein EMB8 has product MQIQDDDMFMTLNNNHSRSSPISNIPIPSHSPPMARAFLGSTSSSSPLIALRISSFTPSFFLTNQRPRSLRPTTGSVVAMAEVPSEKRIKPHPSLEVIGGGCDQFLPAFKDLDLPYKPFPVIGSNRHLETIFASFFRTCPSVNLHRECLRAADNGTVALDWVTGDDLRLPLDSPVLILLPGLTGGSQDSYVRHMLIRARDRGWRVVVFNSRGCGNSPVTTPQFYSASFLGDMREVVAHVTKRYPKANVYAVGWSLGGNILVNYLGQDSLTCPLSGAVSLCNPFDLIVADEDFRKGFNNVYDKSLARALRKIFNKHAALFTDMPSEFNIRLAAKARTVRDYDDALTRVSFGFNTVDEYYSKSSSSKFIKDVKIPLLCIQAANDPIAPNRGIPREDIKENPNCMLIVTPRGGHLGWVAGPGAPLGFPWTDPFVIDFLMYLENQKSKASASSTDLTTAEVMT; this is encoded by the exons ATGCAAATTCAAGATGATGACATGTTCATGACTCTTAATAATAATCACAGCCGTTCCTCACCCATCTCCAATATTCCGATTCCTTCTCATTCCCCACCAATGGCGAGAGCCTTCTTAGGCTCCACGTCTTCCTCTTCCCCACTAATCGCTTTACGCATCTCTTCCTTCACCCCATCATTTTTCTTAACCAATCAACGCCCCCGCTCCCTTCGTCCCACCACCGGGTCCGTCGTCGCTATGGCGGAGGTTCCGTCGGAGAAGCGCATTAAGCCCCACCCATCTCTCGAGGTCATCGGTGGAGGCTGCGATCAGTTCCTCCCAGCTTTTAAGGACTTGGATCTCCCCTATAAGCCTTTCCCTGTAATTGGGTCGAATCGCCATTTGGAGACCATTTTTGCTTCCTTTTTTAGGACTTGTCCCAGTGTTAACCTCCACCGGGAGTGTCTCCGTGCGGCAGATAATGGGACCGTTGCTCTCGATTGGGTCACCGGTGACGATCTCCGTTTGCCTCTTGATTCTCCTGTTCTTATTCTTCTG CCTGGTTTAACAGGAGGGAGTCAGGATTCATATGTAAGACACATGTTGATTAGAGCTAGAGATCGTGGGTGGAGGGTTGTGGTTTTCAACAGCCGTGGATGTGGGAACAGCCCTGTTACCACTCCTCAG TTCTATTCGGCTTCATTTTTAGGAGATATGCGTGAAGTAGTTGCGCATGTTACTAAAAGATATCCCAAGGCTAATGTGTATGCTGTTGGCTGGTCACTTGGTGGTAACATTCTTGTTAATTATTTGGGACAG GATTCCCTGACCTGTCCATTGTCTGGTGCTGTGTCTTTATGTAATCCATTCGATTTAATAGTTGCAGATGAGGACTTTCGCAAGGGCTTCAACAACGTCTATGATAAATCTCTGGCTAGAGCGTTACGTAAAATTTTCAACAA GCATGCTGCTCTCTTCACTGATATGCCTAGTGAATTCAATATACGCTTGGCTGCCAAAGCTAGAACTGTTAGAGACTATGATGATGCCTTAACACGCG TTTCATTTGGTTTCAACACTGTGGATGAATACTACTCAAAGTCTAGCAGTTCAAAGTTCATAAAAGATGTCAAAATTCCTTTGCTTTGTATCCAG GCAGCAAATGATCCAATTGCTCCAAACAGAGGAATCCCCCGAGAAGATATTAAG GAAAATCCAAACTGTATGTTAATAGTAACACCGAGAGGTGGGCATCTAGGGTGGGTTGCAGGGCCCGGCGCTCCCCTTGGTTTTCCATGGACCGATCCTTTCGTGATCGATTTCCTCATGTATTTAGAAAACCAAAAATCCAAAGCCTCAGCTTCTTCTACAGATTTAACAACGGCAGAGGTAATGACATAG